One genomic region from Anticarsia gemmatalis isolate Benzon Research Colony breed Stoneville strain chromosome 7, ilAntGemm2 primary, whole genome shotgun sequence encodes:
- the LOC142974504 gene encoding transient receptor potential cation channel protein painless-like — translation MAAANSLPMVENLQDQLITALVYGKNLSEFKCIVDRANKEDLEHVYELYHYRTCLEIAISNKKQEYLDYLLSKNVEVNENNKVTHWAPIHVAVVSDNIKALESLLKDKRIKVNIQSNGTTALLMAVKIIAEENNTPRQANLIKMIKLLLQNGCDPNSPDSKGATPLSIALKHQLDEVVKLIGESEIPIDIDLYKDTENKTARDWLNSLNMNESFIINIDNYKFGTVERKINIDTLFYYLNTEDEDSFINNFINVRDNYRNIFTVHNGKYTLLQLATAKGMDRVVETLLSHGADPKFTFSGNQTLPIAFACQYGFLKIMKMYLDNVTSLDTGIADSLLQNIVLGKPSYHKSTKADHNGCLQILLSNPKIKVNVNLGDYKGNTPLFYAARNGDEDMVLTLLRKGAIVGLRNIFNESPLTYVNAKTFETYLDECVTTNGNGASDENYEIHVDYGFLPPSDSEGRHTKIPLPDTDVLLHIIHNQEMRPLLNHPVITYLLHLKCQSINSLFYTNITFCLLLWLCLLYFILHYGAENHSDSSEALIIIAKIGVVIGLFIRVIREFFQFMVSPKKYLLSIKNWMDIVLITIIICIVCHDSAEESTIQQLSAVAILLSSAELVLLVQFPTLSTNIEIFKRVSTNFLILLLWYFIIILAFALSFYTLFRQENGTLNTPTSTQAAYTVVIQPDSCIRVVQMLYNSL, via the coding sequence ATGGCGGCAGCGAATTCTTTGCCCATGGTTGAAAACCTTCAAGACCAATTAATAACAGCTTTAGTATATGGCAAAAACTTATCTGAATTCAAATGTATTGTTGATCGTGCTAATAAAGAAGATTTGGAACACGTTTATGAACTTTACCACTATAGAACATGTTTAGAAATTGCAATTTCGAATAAGAAGCAAGAGTATCTAGactatttattaagtaaaaatgtagaagttaatgaaaataataaagtaaccCATTGGGCACCGATTCACGTCGCAGTTGTCAGTGACAATATCAAAGCTTTAGAATCGTTATTGAAGGATAAaagaattaaagtaaatattcaaaGCAATGGGACCACTGCATTATTGATGGCTGTTAAAATTATTGCCGAAGAAAATAATACTCCGCGACAagcaaatttaatcaaaatgatCAAACTTCTACTACAAAACGGATGCGATCCAAACAGTCCCGATTCGAAAGGTGCAACTCCTTTATCGATAGCCTTGAAACATCAATTGGATGAAGTGGTGAAATTAATTGGAGAATCTGAAATACCAATTGATATCGATCTTTATAAAGACACAGAAAATAAAACTGCCCGTGATTGGCTAAATAGCCTAAATATGAACGaatcatttataataaatatcgaCAACTATAAATTTGGAACTGTTGAAAGGAAAATTAACATTGATACATTATTCTACTATTTGAATACAGAAGATGAAGAcagtttcataaataatttcataaatgttAGAGATAAttatcgaaacatttttaccGTTCACAACggtaaatatactttattacaGTTGGCCACTGCAAAAGGGATGGATAGAGTGGTTGAAACTTTATTAAGTCATGGAGCTGATCCCAAATTTACATTTTCAGGCAATCAGACTCTTCCCATAGCCTTCGCGTGCCAGTACGGATTTCTAAagattatgaaaatgtatttggATAATGTTACTTCTTTAGACACAGGTATCGCTGATTCCcttcttcaaaatattgtacTAGGTAAGCCGTCTTATCATAAATCCACCAAAGCTGATCACAATGGTTGTTTGCAAATATTGCTGAGTAATCCGAAAATTAAAGTGAATGTTAATCTTGGCGATTATAAAGGCAATACTCCATTGTTTTACGCAGCCAGAAATGGCGACGAAGACATggttttaacattattaagaAAAGGAGCCATAGTCGGTTTACGGAATATCTTTAACGAATCACCACTCACATATGTGAATGCAAAAACTTTCGAAACATACTTGGACGAATGCGTTACGACTAACGGCAATGGAGCGAGTGATGAAAACTACGAGATTCACGTGGATTACGGATTTTTGCCTCCAAGCGACTCAGAAGGACGGCATACTAAAATACCCTTACCAGATACAGATGTTTTACTTCATATAATACATAATCAAGAGATGAGACCTCTTCTAAATCATCCAGTCATTACTTATCTGCTGCATTTAAAGTGTCAAAGTATTAACAgtcttttttatacaaacataacattttgtttacttttatggCTGTGCCTTCTTTACTTCATATTACATTATGGCGCAGAGAATCATTCAGACTCATCAGAAGCTCTTATAATCATTGCCAAGATTGGTGTTGTTATCGGCTTATTTATAAGGGTCATAAGAGAATTCTTTCAATTTATGGTTTcacccaaaaaatatttgctgagTATTAAGAACTGGATGGATATAGTACTAATAACTATCataatttgtattgtttgtcACGATTCTGCCGAAGAGTCTACGATACAACAATTGTCTGCCGTGGCTATACTTCTTTCATCGGCTGAATTAGTACTACTCGTCCAGTTTCCAACTTTATCAACcaatattgaaatttttaagAGAGTTTCTACGaactttttgatattattactttggtatttcataataattttagctTTCGCGTTGAGCTTTTACACATTATTTAGGCAAGAGAATGGAACCCTTAATaccccaactagcacacaagctgcttatacagtcgttatacagcctgatagttgcataagagtcgttcaaatgctgtacaattctctataa